AGGCATCAACCTCTTTCCTCAAAGTCCGGATTATCCATGGAACTACAGCCAAATGGGACCCATTTATATTCCCAAAGAAGGCACTACAGTATCCTTGGACCTAAAAACATTACCGCTATACAAGAAGATTATCCGCGAGTATGAAGGTAACACCCTAGCCGTAAACGGCAATCAAATTTTAATCAACGGGAATGTGGCCGATAGCTATACTTTTCAACAGGACTATTATTGGATGATGGGAGATAACCGTGACCATTCAGAAGATAGTAGGGCCTGGGGATATGTTCCGGAAAACCATATCGTAGGAACGCCTATTTTCATATGGATGAGTTTTGACAACTTTACGGAACCCATGTCCAAATGGCGACCCCGATGGGATAGAATCTTCACCACAGTAAACGGAGATGGGGAGCCAAAATCCTATTTTAAGTATTTTTTGATTCTCTTGGCGGGTTATTTTGTTGGTAGCTGGTTTTGGAAACGAAAAAAGGCCAAAAAATAACCATAGGTACCTATGACCGTACTCCATCCTGCTTATTTACCCAATGTGGCCTTTTTCTGCGTTTATACGAAAGCCAATGATGTTGTATTCGAAAAACAGGACAACTATCAAAAACAGACCTATAGGAACCGGGCGTATATCTGTACGGATAGGGGAAAACATTTACTGAGTATTCCCATTGTACACACAAAAGGCGCAACTGGTAGGCAACACTACGAAGAAGTCAAATTAGACAATTCCTATGCATGGCAAAGACAGCACTGGAGAACCTTGGAAACGGCCTATAGAACTTCACCCTTTTTTGAATTTTATGAAGATGAGATTCGGCCTTTATACGAAAAAGGGTTTGACCTGCTCTTGGATTTCAATTTGGCTTCCATCCAAACCATTTGTGATTGCCTACAATTGGACTTTGTGGATGAATTCACGGATACCTATTCTCTTGAGTATGAAAAGGATTATCGGTTTTTGGTCAATGCAAAAAAAGAGTTGCCGGACGAATTTCCCGAATATGTTCAGGTTTTTGGAGACCGACATGGGTTTATCCCCAACCTGAGCATTCTGGACGTACTTTTCAACTTGGGGCCCAACACCTTGGAATATCTAGGAAATATTGAAATAGACGGGTCCCATGCTTAGGTTCACCTTGCACTATGGTATTCATTTTATAGTCCCGCTGCTGGTGGCTTTCCTATTTTTTAAGGAACAAAGGCTAAAAGTAGGTTTGATACTCTTGGCCGGGATTCTCTTGGATTTGGACCATTTTTTGGCTACGCCCATTTTTGATGCCGATAGATGCAGTATCAACTTCCACCCATTGCACACTTATTGGGCGATGGGTATATATTGTTTGATGCTTTTTTGGAGAACCACCCGAATCTGGGGTATCGCCTTTTTAATTCACATGGTGGCGGATTTGGCCGACTGCTTATTTATCCGAAGTAATCTGTAGAGTGGCCATTATAGGTTCATGGTCGGACAAGCTTTCACTGTAGTTTTTATGGTCCAACACATCGATACCCGGATCGGTTAAAATGAAATCGATTCGCAAGGGGAATTTCCAAAAGTTAATGGTTCTCCCATAACCGTATCCCTTTTCTACGAAGCTGTCCTCCATATCCTGTTTAAGCTCCTGGTAGGCATAGGAATACTGGGTATTGTTCATATCCGCACAGACAATTTTTCTAAAGCTGACCCCTTTCATGTGTTCCCGAATCAAATCTGCCTGTTCCTGTTGTTTCGCAAAAGAATTGCGCAATCTGCCCAGTAGTCTATCCGATCGTTCCCGTTTAAGGCTTCTGGGTCGAACTTTTAAGGATTCCAAATGTAAATTATATGCGCGAAGGGTATCTTTTTTATACAATACATCCACAAAACTTGCTCCGTTCAAGGAGTTTGGAAACTCAATGTCACCTTTATTTATAATCGGGTATTTGGAATATATGGCCATTAAAACCCCTTTTTCTTCGGAACCGACCTCATAATTCGTGAAACTGTAGGGATAATTTTGAAACACTTCATTTCTCAATCCCCAATACCCGAATTCCTGAAAACATAGAATATCCGGGTTTTCCTTTTGAATGAAATCGGCTATTTCCGGAACAATGGGTCGGTCATAATTTCGCGGAAACCCTTCAAAACCCTGTATGTTGAAACTCATGACCTTTAGGGCATTATCGTCATAGGACTCCCCGGTATTGAACTGAACAAAAGAACCCAAGCTAAAATAGCCAACCACCAAAACGATAAAGGAGAGCCACAAACGTTTTGGCTTGACCATGAGCCAATATAAAAGAAATAGAAAGTTTGAAATCACCAACACCGGAACAGGGAGGCTTAAAAAGGAAAGGTTGGCCGACTTTGTATAAGGAGCAATACAAGCCAAAAGCATTCCAACAGAAAAAACGATATTCAACCCGTAAACGGTCTTACCCCAAAAAGACATACAACAATTTGTATCTATTCATTACCCGCCTTAAAAAGAAAATCTTTTTCCGCTTTGGAAAGACTTTCGTATCCGGACTTGCTGATTTTATCCAAAATGGCATCTATCTTTTTTTGTTTGCTTTGGGCATCATAGTCTTTGGTACTTCTATTGGATGAAGTGCGTTGGTTCTTGTAAACCGTCTTTAATGGCGCTTTTTTTTCGGTACGCTTAAACATATTGGCAACACTGTCGAAAAAATTAGAAAAACCAGCCCCAATATCATTCCCTTTGAAAAGTTGGCTAGCATAAAGATATCCCAATAGGGCACCTCCTAAATGTGCCAAATGCCCCCCGGCATTGCCACTGGTGGGAAGTTGTATCAAATCCATCAACACGACGAACACACCTATATACCAAAGCTTCACATTGAAAAAAATGACCCTGACCTCTTGGTTGGGAATGTAGGTACAAATAAAGATAAGAATAGCACTCGCACCTGCCGAAGCCCCAATCAGTGCGGCGTTCACATTGAAAAATGCCGGAAAAATGTTATATCCTAACATAAAAAATAAGCCCCCAAGGATAACGCCTAAAAAGTACACGTTCAGAAAACGTCTACCATCAAATAGGTTCAAAAAAATCCTGCCCACAAAATAGATGAGCAGCATATTCCAAAATAAATGTCCAAGACCCCCATGGAAAAAAGAATAGGTTATAATGGACCAAGGTTGCATCAAAAATCCAAAGAAATCATTGGGAAGTTCAAACCACTGTACGATACTATTTTTTGAAAAGCCCAATAGAAAGGGAATGAGTGCGCTAACTATATACACTGCCACATTAATGGCGATGAGTTTTTCCGCCACGCTCAACCTTGCATATTGATATTTTATATTGACACCTGCCATTATCTGTCCCAGCGATTATTGTTAAACTGATTCTTTTTCCAATACCACATCATTAGAAAACCTACTAGCGCTCCTCCTACATGTGCAAAATGCGCAATACCCTGTCCAAAAATCCCGTAACCCGTAATCCCCGAAAACAAATCAAGACCAATCAATACAGGAATGAAATACTTTGCCTTGATGGGAACAGGGAGAAAAATCAGGAAAAGTTCGCTGTTGGGGTATGACATACCAAAAGCTACCAACACCCCATAAATGGCTCCCGAAGCACCGACTGCCGGGGTATGATAGGCACTTAAAAAATTATCAATGGTAGATTTTCCGGCAATATTATACCATTCCGTGTTGTACTGTCCCCTTGTAACGATATCCATCACGGAACTTTCGGTGACTCCAGAATCCACGATGGCATTAAGCCCTTTCTGAAAGTAATAATAGTTGACCCCCGTATGCAGCAAAGCTGCACCTAAGCCTGCGGAAAAATAAAAGAACAGAAACTTGTTGCGCCCCCACATTCGCTCCAAGGGCGTACCAAAGGCGTATAAGGCGTACATATTAAAAAGAATATGCATAAACCCACCATGCATGAACATATGGGTAACGATTTGCCAAATCCCGAAATTCTCGTTTTTTGGAAACCAAAGGGAAAACCATTGATACATTTGGTCCCCATAAATATTGGTCGCAACGAAAAACAAAATATTGATGATCAACAAGTGTTTTATCGCTTCAGTAAGTCTGCTCATTTATATAAATTTTCTATCAATATCGCTTTCTGTAATCGTTGTATATGTTCGCTTGTTGAAAGGGCTCAGGGCACTTTCCTTACAGGCAAAAAGGTCATTGACCAACTCCATCTGTGAACGTTGGTCCAACACCTCCCCGGTTTTGAGCGATAAGGTCTTCGCCAAGGTCTTGGCCAACATATCAACTTGGGAAAAACTATCCTCCTCCAACTCCATTTGGAAATCGGAAATAAGTTGCTCCATCACCATTTGCACCTCGCTTTCCGTCACCACTACGGGCACACCCTTTACTTCCACAGTTTCTGAAGTTATATCGCCAAAAACAAATCCAACGGCACTTAAGCTTTCCTGTATTTCCATCAAAATGGCAATTTCTCCCCGGGTAAAATTGAGGGTCAGGGGAAAAAGTAATTGTTGGCTCACCGCTTCCTTGATCGTAATGTTCCTTAAAAATCCCTCGTAGAGTACACGTTGGTGCGCCCTACTTTGATTGATGATCAACATCCCAGATTTAATGGTAGAAACGATGTACTTTTTTCGAAGCTGAAAGGTTGTAGTGATTGTTTCTGCGGTATCCGCAGATGAACCAAAAATAGAACTATTGATTCCTTCGGATTCCATTTCTAGGATACCGATATCCCGTTGGGGCAACTTACGTTCCAAGCCTTGGTACATAGTTTCCCAACCCTTGGCACTAGGTTGTCTGGAATACCCAGATTCTTTGGGAGCCCTTGATTTTTCAAAGGGATTGAAATCAGCATCTACCGATATACTCGGTAACGATACGGCTTTGTCCTTAAAGTTGTAGGGGGTCTCCAAATTTTGGTCCTTATCAAAGTCCAAGGAAGGGGCCACATTGAACTGGCCCAAGCTATGTTTAATGGTCGATTTCAAATAGGCATACAGGGTATGCTCATCATCGAACTTTACTTCTGTTTTGGTTGGGTGTATATTAATATCTATAGTCGCCGGATCTACCTCCAAACAAATAAAATAACCAGGATGTGTACCCGGTCTGATCAATCCTTCAAAGGCACCCAAGACCGCATGATGCAAATAGGGACTCTTAATAAATCGGTTATTGGCAAAAAAGAATTGCTCCCCTCTACTCTTTTTGGCAAACTCGGGCTTTTGAATGTATCCCGATATCCTAACGACATTGGTCTCTTCGTTCAAAGGGACCAACTTTTCATTGGTCTTTCTGCCAAAAATTTGAACGATCCTTTTTTTAAAATCGTTACCGGGAAGATTGAAAACATCGCTCCCATTGTTGTAAAAACTGAAGGATATTTGTGGATGGGCCAAGGCTACCCGATGGAATTCATCCACAATATGCCTAAATTCCACTTGGTCCGACTTTAAAAAGTTGCGTCTTGCAGGAATATTGAAGAAAAGGTTTTTTACCATCATCGAGGTTCCCTTGGGAACTACGGCCACTTCCTGGCTTATTATCTTACTCCCCTCAATTTTTATATGCGTGCCCACTTCATCATCCCCCGTACGGGTCATCATTTCCACATGAGCAATGGCTGCTATGGATGCCAATGCTTCGCCCCTAAAACCCTTGGTATGTAAATTAAAAAGATCTTCGGCCTTTTGGATCTTTGAGGTCGCATGCCGCTCAAAGCTCAGGCGCGCATCCGTATCGCTCATTCCCATCCCGTTGTCAACAACCTGAACCAAGGTTTTCCCACCGTCCTTAACGATTAATTTTATATCCGTGGACTGGGCGTCAATGGCATTCTCCAACAATTCCTTTACCACAGAGGCTGGTCGCTGAACTACTTCTCCCGCTGCGATTTGGTTGGCAACGTGATCGGGCAAAAGTCTAATAATATCCGCCATTATCGGGAAAAAAATATGGAGAGATCGAAATCAATTATATAAAGGAAGATTAGGATGAGAATGGCCAAAATGATCACGAACCGAATTTTTACGTTTCTATCGCCTTCCCTTCGGGAATCTTCCAGGACATTGCTAATTTTGTTCTTTAAACCCCGTTGGTTTTGTAAGGTACTGCGAAACTGGTCAAACTTGGGTTCTATCCTGTAGGGATTTCCTTTTCCTTTGTCATCATAAAATCTTGGGTTGTATTCGAACCTTCTATTTTTTCGTAAACGTGTTATTTTACTCAGGAATCCCATAAGTTCAAAGTTACTCAAAATAGCAAAAAGCCTCGTATAAGGATCCCTAAAATTTGTTAACAGAACCCTATTGCCGAGCAATTTGGAATGTTGGGAATATCAAATTGAAAATGTGGAATGGGTAGCGGGGCAATGCCTATTTTCCCAATACGGCCATCTTAATGGCGGCAATGGCTGCCTCAGACCCTTTATTTCCGTGCTTTCCACCACTGCGGTCTATGGCCTGTTGCATGGTATTATCGGTCAAAACACAGAAGATGACCGGAATGTCCATTCGCACATTGAGATCCTTGATGCCTTGGGCCGTAGCACTACAAACAAAATCAAAATGCTTGGTCTCCCCCTGGATGACACTTCCTATGGCGATAACGGCATCCAATTTTTCCTGTTGTATCAGTTTTTTACAACCAAAGGTAAGCTCAAAACTACCCGGTACGTTCCATCTGATAATGTTCGAGGCCAGGGCACCGCAATCCAAAAGGGCGGTCTCCGCGCCAAGATAGAGGCCTTCGGTTATGTTGGAATTCCACTCAGAAACAACGATCCCAAACCGAAGATGCTTCGCGCTTGGGATAGTGTCCTTATCGTATTCCGATAAATTTTTGTTTTCCGTGGCCATTATGCCCCAGTTTTGGCGATTCCAATAAAGGCATCTATAGATTTGGCCGCATCAGAACTTGAAAACTCATCCTTGATTCTTTGGAAATACTCCAAGGCCTTTGATTTATTGCCCATTTCCAAGGCCGTAACACCCGCCTTGTACAAAAATTTGGGAGTGGTATATTCGTTCGTACTATGTTTAAAGGCCGCTTCATAATACCCCAAGGCATCGGAGGGTTGGTCAAGCTGCATGAAGGCATCCCCAAGACCACCTTTTGCCAAAGACCCCAGAATAGCATCATCGGATTTAAAATCCTCCAAGTAGTCTATCGCCTCTTGGTACTTGTTCATATTCAGATAGGACATTCCGGCGGAATAATTCGCCAAATTCGCCGCTTTTGTACCACTGTATTCTTCTATTATGTCCAAGAAACCGTATTTACCTTCCGCACCTTCCAAAGCCAGTGTAAATAAGGAATCCTTGGCCGTTGTGCTGTTCAAGGCTTGGTCAAAGTACTGTTGTGGATAATACATTTCGTTTGCCGCGTTCGCTTCCTTTGGTTTCAATACGAACTGATTGTAGGCCAAATATCCCAATACCGCTACAGCGACCACTCCAATGATTCCCAAAATATAGTTTTGATTCTTTGAAACCCATTCCTCCGTTCTGGAAGCACCTTCATCCAAAGAACTGAATACTTCCGCGGTAGTACTTTCCTGCTCTTCAATCTCCTGGGCCTCAACCTTTGTTTTGGGTTTAAATCCTCTTTTCTTGTATGTTGCCATCTCTATTTTTATTGGTCGCGCAAAAATAAAGTTTTTATTGAAATCCAATAGTGTATTTATTCGTTATTTTTGGAAGTCCAAGCAACGGATGCCCTTTGCGAACCAAAAACTCGGAACTTTTAATGTATTTAAAGACCCTATCCCTTCTTAATTACAAAAATTTTGAATCCAAAAATCTTGAGTTCGATTCCAAAATCAACTGTTTTGTGGGGGATAATGGCGTTGGAAAAACCAATATTTTGGATAGCATCTACCACCTTTCTTTTGGTAAAAGTTACTTTAATCCCGTATCCTCCCAAAACATACGACATGATGCCGATTTCTTTGTGATAGAAGGGCACTTCCAAAAAGAGGAAAAGGAAGAAAAAATCGTCTGTAGCCTAAAAAAGGGCAATAAAAAAGTAATCAAAAGGAACGGAAAACCCTATGAAAAATTCGCCGACCATATTGGTGTCCTGCCACTGGTAATCATTTCCCCTGCTGATAGGGACCTTATATTGGAGGGCAGTGAGGTGCGAAGAAAATTTATGGACGGCGTTATTTCTCAGTCGGACAAAGATTACCTACAATCACTTATCAATTACAACAAGGTACTATCCCAAAGAAATGCGCTCTTAAAGTATTTTGCCGTCAACCATACTTTTGACAGGGCAACCTTGGCTGTCTATAATGACCAATTGGAAAGGTACGGTTCAGAAATATTTAAAAAAAGGGTACTTTTTTTGGAGAGCTTTATCCAAATTTTCAAGGAGCAGTATAAGGCCATAACAAACAATACGGAAGAGGTAAACCTGACTTATGATAGCAAAATGTTATCCGATTCCCTAGGGACATTATTGTTGGAAAGTCTTGAAAAAGATCGTGCGTTACAGTATACAAGTGTAGGGATACATAAGGATGACCTAAACTTTACCATTAGGGAATATCCCATAAAAAAATTTGGCAGCCAAGGACAGCAAAAATCTTTTTTGATTGCCTTGAAATTCGCACAGTTCCATTTTATGCGCAAATTGTCACGCTCCAATCCTATTTTACTTTTGGACGATATTTTTGACAAGCTCGATGAAAATAGGGTTTCTCACATCATTTCCTTGGTGAACAAGGAAAATTTTGGTCAGATATTCGTAAGCGACACCCATGCGGAACGTACCGAAGCTGTAGTAAAAAAAATTCATCAGACTTATAAAATCTTTAAACTTTGATTTATGCGAAGGTTCCTAATTTTGTTCGCGATATCGATGGTTTCCTGCTCCGGTAGGGTTTCATTGGAAGATTTACATCATTTGAACGGGTATTGGGAGATAAAGGAAGTGGAATTTTCCAATGGCAGTACCAAGGAATATCCAATGAATACAGTGGTGGACTATATAGAACTTAAGGATGGCAAGGGTTACCGAAAAAAAATGGTACCTAGGTTCGATGGCACCTTTGAAACCTCTGATGATGCGGAACCCTTTAGTATCGTTGAAGAGAATGGTATGTTTTTTATGCGCTATGAAAATCCCTTGAGCGAATGGCAAGAAAGGTTGTTATCTTTATCAGGAGATTCATTCTCCGTGGAAAATCCGGAGGGAATCACCTATTATTTTAAACGTTTTGAACCTATAAAATTAGATTGATAATGTCCAGAAGAGAAAACGACCACTTAAGTTTACAGGATGCCCTCTCCGCCTTTATCAAAAAGAACAACCTAGAGGAAGGTATGAATAAAGTGGATGTGCGCACCGCATGGGCCAACCTTATGGGAAACGGCGTATTAAATTATACCACAGATGTGGAACTCAAGAGAGACACGCTCTTTGTATCGCTATCGTCATCCGTACTCCGCGAAGAACTCAGTCATGGAAAAACCAAAATTATTACGATGTTGAACGAAGAGTTGGGAAAAGAATTGATAAAAAAATTAGTGCTACGATAATTTAAACCATAAAAAAACCGGCCCAAAGGACCGGTTCATCTTCGTTTACTTTTTCTATCTCTTAGTAAATTTCCCTACCGGAAAAATGAAAAGCACCTTCAATAGCAGCATTGGCATCACTATCCGAACCGTGTATCGCGTTTTCGGCAATGTCAGTCGCGAACATTTTACGTATGGTTCCTTCCGCAGCTTCTGCAGGATTGGTCGCCCCTATCAACGCCCTAAAATCCTCCACTGCATTTTCCTTTTCCAAAATAGCGGCAACAATGGGGCCACGTGTCATAAATTCCACCAATTCCCCAAAGAAAGGTCGTTCTTTGTGAATAGCGTAAAACTCCTGAGCGTCCCGTACGCTTAACTGCGTATATTTCATGGCGATTATCTTAAATCCAGCCGCCGTAATTTTTTCCAAAATAGCCCCAATATGTCCGTTTTCCACGGCATCGGGCTTTATCATGGTAAATGTTCTATTTGTAGTCATTTATTGAAATTTTGCGCAAAAATACGCTTTTCCCAAAGAACCACAACTTTATATGGATTTACAAAATGCGTATACGCAATGAAAAGAACCGGTCCATACATTCCCTTTCCCATTAAATTGTATCTTTGCGGCCATGAATTTTGAGCAAGTAGCAGCATTGAAGAATTTGCTTTCCTCTCCAAAAAGGATTGCCATAATACCGCACAAGAATCCGGATGGGGACGCCATTGGCTCTACCTTGGCGCTTTCCAAGTATCTTTCAAAAAAAGGACATAATACCCAGGTGCTCGCTCCCAATGATTTTCCAAAGTTCCTGAAATGGATGCCAGGAGCCGATCAAATCCTAAACTACGAAAGGCACAACGCTGAAACCAAAAAATTCATTGCGGAGGCCGACGTCATTTTTACCTTGGACTTTAACGACTTTGGACGTGTAGGTCACATGGCGGAATGCTTGGAAAATGCGAAAGCGAAGTTTGTCATGGTGGACCATCACCAACAACCTTCGGGATATGCAGTCATTACCTATTCAGATATAAACATGAGCTCCACCTGCGAAATGGTTTATACGCTGATCGATGCCATGGGGGACCGGGATTTAATTGATCAAGACATCGCCAATTGCATTTATACAGGTATCATGACGGATACCGGCTCTTTCAAGTTCAGGGCCACCACCAGTCAGACACATCGTATCGTGGCCGAGCTTATGGACAAGGGAGCGGACAATACGGCCATCCACCAACGGGTATATGATACCAACTCTCCCAGCAGATTGCATCTTTTGGGCTGTGCCTTGAAAAATATGGTTATTCTTGAAGAATTCAATACAGCATACATTACATTGACACAAGAAGAACTGGATCGTTACGACTATGAGAAGGGAGATACGGAAGGCTTTGTGAATTACGGCCTTACTCTGGACAAAATTCGATTTGCCGTTATTTTTATAGAGAATAAAGAGGAAGGTATCTTTAAAATTTCCTTTCGATCTGTGGGTGATTTTTCAGTAAACGAGTTTGCGAGAAACTATTTTGATGGAGGCGGACACACCAATGCCGCCGGAGGCAAAAGTGAAAAATCGTTGGAGGAAACCATCGATTATTTTGTATCCCTATTGCCCAAATATAAAAAAGCGTTGACAGCATGAGAATTATTGGCGTATTTCTTGTTTTAATGCTCCTTTTTAGTTGTGAAGGTCCGGAACCTCGAAAACCGGTCCAGAGAAAAAGCGGTAGTTATTTTAAGGAATCCATTGAAAGAAGCAGAAAATTGTTGGAGGCCGAAGAAAAAAAGATTCAGGAAATCATCAAAAATGATTCCTTGAAACACTACACCCATAGTGCATCAGGTTCCTGGTATCATTATCTTAGGGTAAACGATTCCACGGAGTATACGCCTCAGACCAATGACATCGTAACGTTTGAGTACAATCTTTTGACCTTGGATAACGATACGATCTATTCAGAAGCGGATATTGGAACATTTACCTACAAAGTGGACAAGCAGGAGTTATTCCTAGGAATGCGGGATGCGATAAAGCTATTAAAGGAAAACGAAAAGGCCACTTTTCTATTTCCATCCTCCATTGCCTTTGGCTATCATGGAGACAACAATAAAATTGGGACCAATGTTCCCTTAAAATCAACCATAACAATTTTAAACATAGAAAAACAACAGGATAATTTAGAAGAATAACCATTATGATAAAGAAAACGTACTTATGGGCGGCACTTGTCCTAATCATGGCAAGCTGCAAAACCAGTCAAAGAGCAGATTTGGGAGATGGCCTTTTTGCCGATATCAAAACCTCCCATGGGGATATTATCGTTAAGTTGGAGCATGAAAAAACACCGGTAACTGTCGCCAATTTTATTTCATTGGCCGAAGGCAATAGCCCCTTTGTCAGTGAACAGTTCAAAGGAAAAAAATACTACGACGGACTTACCTTTCACCGTGTGATGAAAGACTTTATGATACAGGGTGGAGATCCATTGGCCACGGGTACGGGAAATCCCGGTTATAAATTTATGGACGAGTTTAACGACTCTTTGATCCATGACAAAAAGGGTATACTATCCATGGCCAATTCAGGACCTGCGACCAACGGTAGCCAGTTTTTCATCACCCATGCCCCTACCCCATGGCTGGATAACAGGCATAGTGTTTTTGGCGAAGTGGTGGAAGGCCTGGAAGTGGTGGATTCCATTGCAAATGTTCAGGTAACCCCAGGCAACAATAAACCTGTGGAACCTGTGAAAATGAACACCATTGAAATTATTCGTAATGGAAAAGAGGCCAGGAAGTTCGATGCCGTAAAAATCATGACGGAATACTTTGATGGTGAAGAAGAGCGTCTTGCCGCCATTGAAAAGGAAAAAGCCGCAAAAAAAGCCGAAATTGAAAAAGTGAAAACTGAATTTGCTTCAACCTTGCAGACTCAAAAACAAGAGGCTAAAACTTTGGATTCCGGTCTAAAAATTTTGGTGTTGAAAGAAGGTGAAGGAGAAAAGCCTACTGTAGGTCAAAAAGTTGGTGTAATGTACGCCGGATATTTGGAAGACGGAACCCTCTTCGATAGTAATTATGAAGAAATTGCCAGGAAATATGACATGTTCGACGAGAGACGTTTACAAGGCGGTGGTTACATGCCGATACCTATGGACTATAGTCCGGAATCACCGTTGATTGCCGGTTTCAGAGAGGGCCTTTTGAGCATGAAGGTTGGGGACAAAGTGCGTCTGTTCATACCACCACATATTGGATACGGATCGCAGGGTTCCGGCCCCATTCCTCCTAATTCGGATTTGGTATTTGATGTGGAGATTACAGGGATTCAATAATAGACATAGAACTAATACTAAAAAGCCCGATTTGAAATCGGGCTTTTTTTATGGCGTATGCTGTAAAATTTCCAACAAGAACTTCCAGAATTTCTGTACCGAGGGTATGCTTACGCGTTCATCAGGGGAATGGGCTCCTTTGATAGTTGGACCAAAACTGACCATATCCATCTCTGGATAATTCTGTCCTAATATTCCGCATTCCAATCCGGCATGGCAGGCAACAACATGGGGCTTTGAATCAAATAATTTTGTGTATACCGATATGACGACCTTCAATATTTCAGAATCCATATTGGGATTCCATCCAGGATATGACCCAGTAAATGTCACGGAAAAACCGCCCAGCTCAAAGACCGATTTTAAAGCATTGGCCAAATCCATTTTTCCCGATTCTATTGAAGACCTAGTTAAACACCCAATTTCTATAGTTCCATCGGCGACGGTTACCTTGGCCACGTTATTGGAAGTTTCAACCAAATTGGCCATGTTGGTACTCATTCGATAAACACCATTTTGCAATCCGTATATAGTTTTAAGAAGTAATTCTTGAGCCTCCAGTCCCATTAATTGGTCAAAAGGTCGGTCCAAAACCTCTATGACAATTCCAAGTTTTGGATCTAAACGAGCTAATTCCCCCTTGATTGTTTGGGCTTCCTTTTCTAAAGTTTCCAAAAAGGAGTTCAATTGATTTTCGTCCACATTTAAATGACAGGTACTTTCCCTGGGAATGGCGTTTCGCAAACCACCACCTTGGATGGACGAAATCCTGAAATCAAAAGCATTTCCATGGAACAATAATCGGTTCATGATCTTATTTGCATTGCCCAGACCCTTGTGGATATCCATACCGCTA
Above is a window of Maribacter algicola DNA encoding:
- a CDS encoding WbqC family protein, with amino-acid sequence MTVLHPAYLPNVAFFCVYTKANDVVFEKQDNYQKQTYRNRAYICTDRGKHLLSIPIVHTKGATGRQHYEEVKLDNSYAWQRQHWRTLETAYRTSPFFEFYEDEIRPLYEKGFDLLLDFNLASIQTICDCLQLDFVDEFTDTYSLEYEKDYRFLVNAKKELPDEFPEYVQVFGDRHGFIPNLSILDVLFNLGPNTLEYLGNIEIDGSHA
- a CDS encoding DUF6122 family protein; protein product: MLRFTLHYGIHFIVPLLVAFLFFKEQRLKVGLILLAGILLDLDHFLATPIFDADRCSINFHPLHTYWAMGIYCLMLFWRTTRIWGIAFLIHMVADLADCLFIRSNL
- a CDS encoding endonuclease/exonuclease/phosphatase family protein, whose protein sequence is MSFWGKTVYGLNIVFSVGMLLACIAPYTKSANLSFLSLPVPVLVISNFLFLLYWLMVKPKRLWLSFIVLVVGYFSLGSFVQFNTGESYDDNALKVMSFNIQGFEGFPRNYDRPIVPEIADFIQKENPDILCFQEFGYWGLRNEVFQNYPYSFTNYEVGSEEKGVLMAIYSKYPIINKGDIEFPNSLNGASFVDVLYKKDTLRAYNLHLESLKVRPRSLKRERSDRLLGRLRNSFAKQQEQADLIREHMKGVSFRKIVCADMNNTQYSYAYQELKQDMEDSFVEKGYGYGRTINFWKFPLRIDFILTDPGIDVLDHKNYSESLSDHEPIMATLQITSDK
- a CDS encoding rhomboid family intramembrane serine protease, with the protein product MAGVNIKYQYARLSVAEKLIAINVAVYIVSALIPFLLGFSKNSIVQWFELPNDFFGFLMQPWSIITYSFFHGGLGHLFWNMLLIYFVGRIFLNLFDGRRFLNVYFLGVILGGLFFMLGYNIFPAFFNVNAALIGASAGASAILIFICTYIPNQEVRVIFFNVKLWYIGVFVVLMDLIQLPTSGNAGGHLAHLGGALLGYLYASQLFKGNDIGAGFSNFFDSVANMFKRTEKKAPLKTVYKNQRTSSNRSTKDYDAQSKQKKIDAILDKISKSGYESLSKAEKDFLFKAGNE
- a CDS encoding rhomboid family intramembrane serine protease, with translation MSRLTEAIKHLLIINILFFVATNIYGDQMYQWFSLWFPKNENFGIWQIVTHMFMHGGFMHILFNMYALYAFGTPLERMWGRNKFLFFYFSAGLGAALLHTGVNYYYFQKGLNAIVDSGVTESSVMDIVTRGQYNTEWYNIAGKSTIDNFLSAYHTPAVGASGAIYGVLVAFGMSYPNSELFLIFLPVPIKAKYFIPVLIGLDLFSGITGYGIFGQGIAHFAHVGGALVGFLMMWYWKKNQFNNNRWDR
- the mutL gene encoding DNA mismatch repair endonuclease MutL produces the protein MADIIRLLPDHVANQIAAGEVVQRPASVVKELLENAIDAQSTDIKLIVKDGGKTLVQVVDNGMGMSDTDARLSFERHATSKIQKAEDLFNLHTKGFRGEALASIAAIAHVEMMTRTGDDEVGTHIKIEGSKIISQEVAVVPKGTSMMVKNLFFNIPARRNFLKSDQVEFRHIVDEFHRVALAHPQISFSFYNNGSDVFNLPGNDFKKRIVQIFGRKTNEKLVPLNEETNVVRISGYIQKPEFAKKSRGEQFFFANNRFIKSPYLHHAVLGAFEGLIRPGTHPGYFICLEVDPATIDINIHPTKTEVKFDDEHTLYAYLKSTIKHSLGQFNVAPSLDFDKDQNLETPYNFKDKAVSLPSISVDADFNPFEKSRAPKESGYSRQPSAKGWETMYQGLERKLPQRDIGILEMESEGINSSIFGSSADTAETITTTFQLRKKYIVSTIKSGMLIINQSRAHQRVLYEGFLRNITIKEAVSQQLLFPLTLNFTRGEIAILMEIQESLSAVGFVFGDITSETVEVKGVPVVVTESEVQMVMEQLISDFQMELEEDSFSQVDMLAKTLAKTLSLKTGEVLDQRSQMELVNDLFACKESALSPFNKRTYTTITESDIDRKFI
- a CDS encoding riboflavin synthase subunit beta, which codes for MGFLSKITRLRKNRRFEYNPRFYDDKGKGNPYRIEPKFDQFRSTLQNQRGLKNKISNVLEDSRREGDRNVKIRFVIILAILILIFLYIIDFDLSIFFSR